The Thermodesulfobacteriota bacterium genomic sequence TATACCTGTGTACAAAAGCAAGTTCATCGCTTTTGGTCTTAAGTGTACCGTTTAATTTTGCTTCTAAAACTGCTTGCAGAATTTCACGAAAAACAGGTCCGGGCGCTATTTCCATCTTTTTTAAATCCTTGCCTGAAATTACGGGATGTACATATCTGAGACGCGTAAAGTAATTCGAAATGGATCGTTTTACAATTTCCTTTCTGGTCGCCGCCATCATATAAAGTAAAAGTTCTGTCTTAAAAACTGAAAGTTTACTATAAAGCACGCTGTTTTTAACCGGCAGGTTCCTTTCCAGCCAGAAAAGGCATCTGTCGGCCTCAAAGCGTTCGACACAAAATATTCTTCGATAGCGGGGAGCAAGTTCAAAGTGCACACATATTTCGTTGGTAATTTTCTTATCGTCGCTTCGAATAAGTGCTAAAAAATAAACGGCCCACTTCATATATGATTCCTCTAAAAAAAGCAAATCATGCCAAGATAATACTTTTTTGACTGAATTAAACAGGTAAATAAGATCATTGTCCAGGGTAATTGAAAGATGCAATACACTTAACAGGTTGTACTCATTTAGCCTTATTATTGCAGGAATCGGATTTTCTTCTTCCAGGATCTGGCGAAATTCTGCAAAGACTCTCCTTCCGCTGAGTCGTTTGAAAAAATCCATTTTAACAGCATTTTCAATCAGTCCTGAAGTGAGTTTCCCAATGGAAAAACCAAAGCGCTGTTCGAATCTTATGGCTCGAAAAACGCGGGTGGGGTCTTCGACAAAACTTAAATTATGCAAGATACGTATCGTTTTTTCCTTTATGTCCTTTTGGGCGGTAAAAAAGTCGATTAATATGCCGAATCTGTCAGGGGTAAGTTGTATTGCCAGAGTATTGACAGTAAAATCTCTGCGGAACAGATCAAGTTTTATGGAACTCATTTCAACCGTGGGCAATGCAGCAGGAAACTTGTAGTATTCCATTCTGGCGGAAGCCACATCTATTTTAAAACCATCCGGGAATATTATTACCGCAGTACCAAACTTCTTATACGAGTGAATACGCGCTCCAGCTATTGAAGCATATTTTTTAGCAAAATCAATGCCATCTCCTTCTATGACGATATCGATATCTTCATTAACTCTGTATAGAAAAAGGTCACGAACAAATCCACCAACCACATAGGCGCGGTATCCTTTTTCAGCTGCGACTTCTCCAAGGGTTTTTAATATATCCACCAGACGTTTTGAAAGCCGTTCTTTCATAAACTTTACAATATTTCTGGTTCTGGCGCGAACAGGTTCGGTGAGCGGGTCGGGAGAACTTTCCCGGGTGTATCTTGAGTCTTTGACCAGGATATTTAAAAGGTCGGTGCGTGTAATCACACCGGTGATGGCACCATTATCCATCACCGGCAGAAGGCGCTGCTTGTTTTCGATTATCTTTTCCTGAATTTCTGTGAGATCCGCATCTGAATTGACAACAGCAATATCCGTAGTCATATATTCTTTTACCTGGACGAGATCCAGTTTATGGTAAAGCGCTTTCTCAATCACTTGGCGTGATATGTAACCGAGCAATCTTTCACGGCTGTCGGGCTTCTCCGGTTTTTCAGTGACCAACAGTGCATTTATATTATAGCGTGTAAGCAGATTGCCGGCATCCCGGCAGGATATATCGCTTGTCACGGAAATGGGAGGCGATGACATTAAGTCTTGGGCCAGTCGGTTTGATTTAATTTTTTGATATAGTATTTCAATCAGTTTGTGTTCAACCTGGGTCAATGTCATTTCCTTAACCGTTGCAGCAGCAGCGAAAGTATGGCCGCCTCCGCCAAGTGGTGCAATAATTTCACCGGCATCAATCTCTGAAATTCTGCTTCGTGCAACCACATAAATTTTATTTTCCATGCGCGCAATGGCAAAGATAGCATCAACAGGTTCCATTTTTGCCATCTTATGTACAAGGAAGGCAAAATCGGGTAAATAGTTGTTCAACGATACACTGGTAACTATAATTTCGAAACTATGGATACTGTAACGCACAGCAGTCTGAATCATGTCGTTTAAAAGTCCGACCTGCTGCGTGCTAATCTCTCTGGAAATTAGATCTGAAACGATGTTCAGATTTGCACCTTTTGAGAGGAGAAAGGCAGCGGCCTTAAAATCATCTTCGGTAGTGGATGGAAATGTAAAACTTCCGGTATCTTCATATATGCCGAGGCACATGATGGTGGCTTCATCCGGAGAAATATCGATTTGCTTTTTTTTCAGAATTTCTGTCAGAATGGTGACCGTGGCACCGGTTAAACGATTTAGCTCGATTCGTCCTTTAATATCATTGGGAGTGGGTGGATGATGGTCATAAATATGTATGTCTAAATCCTGTTGTTCCAGAAGCAAAGATAACTTGCCGATGCGGTTTGCCAGCCGCGTGTCTACCAGGACCAATCTTTTGACGTTGGAAAAATTGATATCTCTAATATTCGCCATATTAAAAAGATATACCATTGACTCGACAAAGAAATTCCTTAAGTTTTTTTCCTGGGAACCCGGAAATACGACCAGAGAATCCGGATACAGCTTCTGGGCAGCAAGCATGGATGCGATTGCATCAAAGTCAGCGTTGATATGGCTGGTTATTATGGTTAATTTTTTATTTTCCACGTCAAAGCCCCGTTAAAGGTAAAAACCAGAGTAGGTTAGAAGTCTCAACATATACATAGTCCCCAAGCTTTTTCAAGCTATACATCAAATCGCTAAAATTATTTGATAAAAATATAAAAATATGGATTGAGAAAAATGCCGATAGCATCGGTATTCATTGTAATTATTTCCGTGGTTTTTTACTGAAAGTAATAACTGTATGGTATGAAATTTGTATAGAATCATGAGTGGTTAGAAAGATTTATCCGGTTTTGCAATAAACTGTTCAAAGCTATTGTTGTTTAAATAAGATTGTGATATTATATTTAATCTATGATGGGTTAATTAAAATAGACCGTTCAATCAATGCAACAATTTGTAAATAACAACGGACAGATGACTGTAACAGCTGACAATTGAGATATTTTATGCTCAATTAATATATTGATGCGTTCGCAAAGAAAAAACAGCTGTTTACAAAATGTTTTAAGTTTTAAGCCTCTGGTTAAACAGTAAACATCATTAAAGCACAAAACGTAATTCCTGATGAATTCAATTTTTTACGAGATCATCACTATATTAGTGTATTTCTAAATCCAGAAGGGGGTTGATTATGCCGGTTTTTCTTTGGTCAGGGAAAAATAAAAAAGGTGACATGCAAAAAGGTGAGATGGAAGCTTCAACGGAAGAAGCGGTACTTGCCAACCTGAAAAGAATGAAAATTGAGCCGACAAAAGTTAAAAAGAAACCCAAAGATCTTTTTGAAAATGTTGCCTTTCTTCAACCAAAAGTCAAAGATAAAGATATCATTCTTTTTGCAAGGCAATTTTCCACCATGATCGATGCAGGGCTTCCTATTATCCAGTGCCTCGACATTCTTTATTCCCAGCAGGAGAATGCCACCTTTAAAAAGATGCTCAGAAGTATAAAAGATGATGTGGAAAGCGGTGCAACCCTTGCTGAAGCGTTGAAAAAATTTCCCAACGAGTTTGACGATCTTTTCATAAATATGATTGCCGCAGGCGAAGCTGGAGGTATTCTTGATACGATTTTAAGAAGGCTTTCTACCTATATGGAAAAGGCCGCCAGGCTAAAATCCAAGGTTAAAGGGGCCATGACCTATCCCATAGTAACCCTTGTTATCGCTGGTGCTGTACTTGCAGTTATTCTGATTTTTGTTATACCTGTATTTGAGGACATGTTTGAAGATATGGGAGGACAGCTACCTGCCTTTACCCAAATGGTTGTTGAGGCGAGTAATTTTACAAAAAAAAATGTAATATATATCGTAGTGGGTTTGATACTTTTTATATTTGCTTTTAAAAAGTTTCACAGTACTGAAAAAGGCAGGGCGTTGATTGATAAAAATATTCTTAGATTACCGATATTTGGAGATTTGATTCGAAAAGTTGCCGTTTCTAAATTTACCCGCACCATGGGCACAATGCTTTCCAGCGGGGTTGCTATTTTAGAAGCGCTGGAAATTGTTGCCAAGACGGCAGGCAACAAAACCATTGAGAAAGCGGTTTACTCTGTCCGTTCCGATATTGCAGAAGGACGAACCATGGCCGATCCGCTCATCGAAAGCGGGGTGTTTCCGTCAATGGTGTGCCAGATGATTGCAGTTGGTGAATCGACCGGAGCGCTTGATGCCATGCTGGAAAAGATTGCTATATTCTACGACGAAGAAGTTGATCAGGCGGTTGAAAATCTTACTTCATTAATCGAACCGTTTATGCTGGTTTTTCTGGGTATCACAATCGGAGGACTTGTCATCGCAATGTATCTTCCGGTATTTCAAATGGCAAGTAGCCTTTAAAAGGTTTAAAATATTGTTGCTTGATGTATACATTCTGATCGAAAAATCTTTTTTTAAAAGTCGCATCGAGTCAAACCCGATTTAGGCGGTCAGTTTCCCGATTACCTTCTGTTAAATCCAATCTTTGATTCTATTTTAATATCTGATGAAAAGCTCAACCATGGCATCTGAAACTGACTTATTATATAAGCTTAAATGGCTTATGTTTGCTCGCGTTCTTTTTACCACACTTCTTTTAAGTTCAACCATTATCCTTCAACTGAATCAAAAGATTCCTCCGCTGGCCAAGTCTCTTCTGGTTCTGTATGGAATTATTATCGGGATCTTCTTACTGTCAGTTCAATATACGCTGATATTCAAAAGAGTTAAACAGGTTGTTAAGTTTACCTATGTCCAGATTTGTATAGACACTTTTATCGTGACCCTGATAATCTTCGTAACCGGAAGTTTTTCCAGCATTTTTTCTTTTCTGTACCTTGTCGTTATTATCTATACAAGCATGCTTCTTTTCAGAAAGGGAAGCATGATTATGGCTGCGCTCTGCTGCCTGCAGTATGGAATAATGATCGATCTGGAATATTACGGGGTGTTGAAACCTTTTATGGTGCAGGGGAGTATGATTTCGACGGGTTATGCCTGGAGCCATGTGATTTATAAGATAATGATTACCATGGTGGCATGTTTTGCCGTTGCTTTTCTGTCCAGTTTACTGGCAGAGCAGGCAAGAAAGACAAAAAAAGAGCTGTTGGCTCTGGAACAGCACGTAAAGCGGGTTGAGAAGATGGCAGCCATAGGCGAAATGGGAGCCGGCCTTGCCCATGAAATCAAGAATCCTCTTGCCTCTCTGGCAGGCTCCATTCAGCTTCTCAAAAATGATATTAATCGTAATCCTGATCAGGATAAGCTGATGCAGATTATTCTTCGTGAGGCAGACCGTTTAAGTACTCTGGTGAGCAATTTTCTTTTGTTTGCCAAGCCACCGGCCAGCCGGATTGAATCAATAGAGATAGACAGGGTATTGATTGACACCATCGAGCTGTTTGAAAAAGATAATACTTGCATAGGAAGAATTTCAATAAACAAGCAGATTAAGTCCGGCATCAGGATTGAAATGGATCCGGTGCATTTGCGCCAGGTCCTGTGGAATCTTTTAATAAATGCAGCAGAGGCCATTGAAGGCACGGGGTTAATCGATATCAAACTGTATGATGAAAAGAATAAATATGCATGTATTGAAATATCCGACAATGGCAGCGGAATGTCGGATAAAATAATGAAATCGATTTTCGATCCTTTTTTTACAACCAAAAAAAGAGGAACAGGTCTTGGACTTTCCATTGTTCACAGCATACTTGAGTCGTATGATAGCAGACTTGATGTTGAGAGCAGAGAAAACTCCGGAACAACCTTCACCTTAAAATTAAAGCATATCAACATTCCAACTTAATCTTGACACCTCCCGGTAAATAGGTTAGCAAGACAAGTTTATGCTATTTCTATTATTGTTCAACCCGTTGAAACAATAAGGGTTCGCTCAAAAATAAGTTCATATTTTCGTGCTTAAGATTTGAGTTTGGTTTGGTTGATCTGATTGAGCAAAGTCTGAGTAATAGCAAGCTATTTCGCACGCTTTGCGGTCGAAGATTGGCCCAAAATGGTTTGAAGCTTAAGATGAGAAAATGTGAAATTATTTTAAACGAGCCTTAAATATTTATATGTTTGCAGGTGTAAAATAATTATGGAAAAACAAGGAAATATCATCCTAAATCGGAGAAAGAAGCTTGAAGACCTGAAAGAGAAAAAAATCAATCTATTTCCCAATGAATTTAAGGTAATACATACTATAAGGGATATACAAAATGCAATAAAAGATTCGCCAAAAAATTCAATTACGGAAAACGAACCGATTTTTGTTGTGGCCGGTCGGATGATGGCCATAAACAAATTTGGAAAAACAGCTTTTATCCGTTTCAAAGACCGAACCGGGCAGCTTCAGGCATATGTCAGAAAAGATCAAATTGGCGATATGACCTATGACATTTTTAAACAGCTTGATATCGGTGATTTTATCGGCTTAAGCGGAGCGATGTTTAAAACCAAAACAGGTGAGTGGACTCTATTGGTCAAACAATTAAAACTTATTGGCAAGGCAACCCGACCACTTCCTGAGAAATTTCACGGCCTGAAAGATCCTGAAAAACGGTATCGCCAGCGTTACCTTGATTTACTAGTAAACCCGGATGTACGGGAGATATTCATAAAACGAAGCAAAATAATTCATAAGATACGCACGTTTTTTTTAAAACGCGATTTTCTTGAAGTGGAAACTCCGATGATGCAGCCCATCCCAGGAGGTGCAGAGGCTGCGCCTTTTAAAACATATCATAACGCTCTGGGGATGGATCTTTTTTTGCGTATCGCTCCTGAGCTTTATTTAAAGCGCCTGGTTGTCGGGGGGTTTGAAAGGGTTTTTGAGATTAATAGAAATTTTAGAAATGAAGGGGTGTCCACACAACACAATCCTGAATTTACCATGATTGAATTTTATCAGGCCTATGCGACATACGAAGATCTGATGGACTTAACTCAGAAAATGTTTTCCTTTGTGGCCAGAGAAGTGATAGGGTCTGACTTAATTGAATACCAGGGAAACAGTATTGATTTGGGAGGCAAATGGGAAAGATTTAATCTATTGGATTCCTTGGAGATGGTTGGCAAAATAGACCCAAACCTGCTGAATGACAGGGAAGGCCTTCTAAAGTTTGCCGCTTCCAATGGAATTAAAATCAAAAAAACCGGACGACTCGGTAAAATTATTACCAAGCTTTTTGATGTTCTGGTGGAACCAAATCTAATTCAGCCCACTTTTATCACGGGATATCCGGTGGAGGTTTCTCCACTCTCAAGGCGAAATGACAAAGATCCAGAGATAACGGATCGTTTTGAGCTTTTCATTGCAGGGCATGAAATTGCTAACGGATTTTCTGAACTCAACGATCCGGCTGATCAGAAAAAGCGTTTTCTTCAACAGGTTCAAAGCTTGAATGACGGAAATGAAGAGGCCCATCGTATGGATGATGATTACATAGAAGCTTTAGAATATGGTATGCCCCCAACAGCTGGCGAGGGAATAGGCATTGACAGGCTTGTCATGCTTCTTACTGATGCAGCTTCTATACGTGAAGTTATCCTTTTTCCGCATATGAAACCAAGAGAGGGAAAATAAAGGCGGCCGGCATATGTCCTTTGAATATTTTATCGGAAGACGTTATCTCAGGGCAAAGAGGAAACAGGCTTTCATTTCTTTGATTACCATCCTTTCTACAGCAGGCATTGCGGTAGGGGTGATGGCCCTTATTGTGGTAATAGCCGTCATGGCCGGGTTTGAATCTGATCTTAAGTCACATATTCTTGGTGGACAGGCCCATATCGTATTGATGCGCCACGGTGGTCCATTTACGGAATACCGCGAAATTCTTAAACAGGTGGAAAAGATCGACGGAGTCCAATCAGCCACACCTGTGATCTATACCCAGGTCATGCTTCGTGCATCCTCCAAGGTGTCAGGTGCGGTCCTAAGAGGAATAGATCCGGAATCAGCAGGGAGAGTGATTAAAACGCTCGAGAAGGTGTCTTTGAATCATGCAAAAATCGGTATGGGTAAAAGTGGGAATAGTAATGTGCCGGGAATTGTCTTGGGCAAAGTGCTTGCCAATAACCTGGGTGTAAGCCAGGGGGATACCATTTATTTGATATCACCCCGGGGAATGATTTCTCCCATAGGACATCTTCCTGCCATGAAGAGGTTTAAGCTGACCGGGTTTTTTGAATCCGGAATGTATGATTATGACGGGTCTTTTGCTTACATAAACATCGATCAGGCACAAAAAATTCTGCGTATGGGCAATTCCGTATCCGGTATCGAAATACGTGTGGATAATATTTACCAGGCAAGAGAGATTGCTCAAAAGATCGTTTCCAACCTGGGATTTCCTTTTTGGGCAAGGGACTGGATGCAGATGAATCAAAACCTGTTTACCGCCTTGAAGCTGGAAAAGACGGTGATGTTTATTATTTTAACATTAATCGTTCTTGTGGCTGCTTTTAATATTGCCAGTACACTTATCATGATGGTTATGGAAAAGGCGCGGGATATTGCCATATTAAAAGCCATGGGGGCCACGGATAAAAGCATCAAAAAAATATTTGTGTTTAAAGGGATGGTTATAGGTGCCATCGGTACAACCCTGGGTGTTATTTTCGGTTTTGTACTGTGTACCATTCTCAAACATTATAAGATTGCCGAACTTACCGGAGATATTTATTATTTTACGACAAAACTTCCTGTACGGCTCGAAATTTTTGATATTTTTATTATTGTAGCCGCGGCTTTAGTGATCTGCTTTTTTGCGACTCTCTATCCGGCGCGGCAGGCGTCCAGACTCGATCCTGTTGAGGCAATTCGTTATGGCTAAACTTTTAAATATTTGTTTGAAAAAAGCCAGAGGCATTTGTTTTGGATAATTTGGTATCTATCAGGGGGCTGTGCAAGAGTTTTAACAGCAGCAAGGCACGCCTGGATATCCTGAAAGGAGTTGATTTTGATTTAAACGCGGGTGAAACACTTTCTGTTGTCGGACCATCCGGGATCGGAAAATCAACTTTTCTTCACATACTCGGTACTCTTGAAAGACCGGACAAAGGAAAAATTTTGTACCGGGGGAATGATGTGTTGTTGTTTAGTACAGAAAAACTTGCAAAATTTAGAAACGAGTTTATCGGGTTTGTTTTCCAGTTTCATCACCTTCTTCCTGAATTTTCCGCACTTGAAAATACAATGATGCCGGCTCTTATTAATGGAAAATCCAAAACCACTGCCAGAGAGGCGGCAAAAGAAATACTCGTCAGGGTTGGGTTAAAAGATCGCCTGTCTCACAGGGTGGGAAAACTTTCAGGAGGCGAACAACAGCGAGTAGCCCTGGCCAGAGCACTGGTTCTTAAACCAGTTATCCTTTTGGCCGATGAACCAACAGGGAACCTTGATAAAAAAAACAGCCAGCAGGTTCATGATCTTATCTTGGAGTTAAATAAAGAATTACAGATGACACTGGTGGTGGTCACTCATAATTTAGAACTTGCGTCCTATATGTCCCGATGTGTAACAGTTGTTGATGGTTTGCTGGTTGAAACAAGTTCCTGTCTATAGAGGATTTGTATGTTCAAACGCTTGGGCCTGATTATTTTACTATTCACATGTTTTTTCTCCAGTTCGTTAAATGCCAAAAAACCGATTTCGGTAGTGATACTCCCTTTTAAAATATACAGCAGCGATGATTATTCAAATCTGCAAACCTCAATTCCGGAAGTGTTGAAAAAGCATCTGAAGCAAGATGGGGTGACCATAATTGATGCAAATAAACACAAAGGTTTGACGCCTAAAAATATGGCCAAAGGTAAAACCCAAATTCGCAATTTTGGTATGGAAAGTGGAGCTGACTATGTCATTTGGGGAGGTATGGCCTGGATAGGCAAACAGTTTAGCCTGGATATAAAGATGATGGAGGTTTTCGGAACCGATCCTCCCATTGTCTTTTCTGCTGAGAATAAAGGTATGGAGAATCTTCCTCATGCAGTAAAAAAACTAGCCGGCGATATAAGTCTTAAGCTTTTTAAACGTGAAGTGATCATAAAAATAATTATTGAGGGCAACCAGCGCATTGAAGCGGATGCTATAAAAAGAGTGATTATCACTACTCCGGGTGATGTATTTATCCCCAAAAGCCTTTCCAGTGATCTTAAAAACGTATATGCAATGGGCTATTTTGAAGATGTTCGTATCGAAGCGGAAAGCACACCCAGTGGGAAAATTATTTTTTTTAAGGTAAAAGAAAAGCCGACGATCCGAAGAATAATAATGAAAGGAAACTCAACCAGGTTTGATGATGAAAAAATAAAGGAAAACCTGAATATTAAAACAGGTTCAATCTTGAACATATTTAAAGTACAGAAAAACGTGAAGCGGATTGAAGCACTTTACAAAGAAAAAAATTATCATAACGTTAAAGTGGATTATAAAATTATTGAGCTTAAAAACAATCAGGCGGACTTAACATTTATTATTGAAGAAGGTGAAAAAGTTCGGATTAGAACAATTAATTTTATTGGAAATAAAGCTTATCCGGATAAAAAAATAAAAAAAATATTGAAATCATCGGAAAAAGGTTTCTTTTCCTGGCTGACGTCATCCGGTGATTTAAATAGAGAAGATTTGAACGAAGATGTGGCAAGGCTTACCGCTTTTTATCACAACAACGGCTATATACAGGCCAAAATAGGGGAACCCAAGGTTGAATTTAAGGAAAACCATATAGAGATCACCATAAAAATCAAAGAAGGAGTACAGTTTAAAGTAGGGGAGGTATATATAAAAGGCGATCTAGTAATGGCCAAAGAGAAAATGATGGAGAAAATAAAGATTTCAAAACAAGAATTTTTCAACCGTCGGATTGTACACAATGATGTGATGCTACTTAAGGATATTTATTCAGATGAGGGCTATGCGTATGCAGAAATACTTCCACGTACTGAAAAAGATCTTGATAAGCTGGTGGTCAATATCACATTTGATATAAAAAAAGGCAAACAGGTTTATTTTGAAGAAATTATTATTAGTGGGAATACGAAAACCAGGGACAAGGTGATTCGCAGACAGCTTAAAGTATATGAACAGGACCTGTTCAGCGGGGTTCGCTTAAAACGAAGTATAAGAAATCTATACAGACTTGATTATTTCAAAGATGTTAAGGTAAACACCATTAAAGGAAGCGCTGCTGATAAGATGATACTTAAAATCGATGTTTCCGAAAAGCCTACCGGAAGTTTTACTTTCGGTGGGGGATACAGTTCTACTGAAAAAACGTTTGTAACGGCATCGATTTCGCAAAAGAATTTGTTTGGACGGGGGCATATTCTTGCCGTGAACGGGAGGTGGGGAAGCGAGACAAAAAAATACTCTTTGGGATTCACGGAACCATGGCTTTTTGACATTCCGCTATCAGCAGATATCAAGATTTATGATTGGGAATATGAATATGATGCATATGATAAACAGAGCAAAGGCGGCACATTAAAATTCGGTTTTCCTGTGTTTGATTATACCAGGGGTTATCTTTCTTTTTCCTATGATAATGCGGACATAGAAATTACTAATGAAGTAGAGACACCTCAATCAATCGTAGATCTGATTAGCGATGTGGGGGATGAGAATATTATCACCAAAAGTATGGCTGCCCAACTTCGCTATGATTCAAGGAACAGGATTTTTAATCCCACCAGAGGATCGGATCACAGCATAAAGGTTGAATATGCTGGCTTTGATGGAGATATCGGCTTTACTAAGTATACCGCCAATACCGGGTGGTACATTCCTTTGTTTAAAGATATAGTGGGGTTTGTCCATGCAAAGGGTGGATATGTTCGTGAAAACTCTGAAGGAAAACTGCCGGATTA encodes the following:
- a CDS encoding CBS domain-containing protein, which codes for MENKKLTIITSHINADFDAIASMLAAQKLYPDSLVVFPGSQEKNLRNFFVESMVYLFNMANIRDINFSNVKRLVLVDTRLANRIGKLSLLLEQQDLDIHIYDHHPPTPNDIKGRIELNRLTGATVTILTEILKKKQIDISPDEATIMCLGIYEDTGSFTFPSTTEDDFKAAAFLLSKGANLNIVSDLISREISTQQVGLLNDMIQTAVRYSIHSFEIIVTSVSLNNYLPDFAFLVHKMAKMEPVDAIFAIARMENKIYVVARSRISEIDAGEIIAPLGGGGHTFAAAATVKEMTLTQVEHKLIEILYQKIKSNRLAQDLMSSPPISVTSDISCRDAGNLLTRYNINALLVTEKPEKPDSRERLLGYISRQVIEKALYHKLDLVQVKEYMTTDIAVVNSDADLTEIQEKIIENKQRLLPVMDNGAITGVITRTDLLNILVKDSRYTRESSPDPLTEPVRARTRNIVKFMKERLSKRLVDILKTLGEVAAEKGYRAYVVGGFVRDLFLYRVNEDIDIVIEGDGIDFAKKYASIAGARIHSYKKFGTAVIIFPDGFKIDVASARMEYYKFPAALPTVEMSSIKLDLFRRDFTVNTLAIQLTPDRFGILIDFFTAQKDIKEKTIRILHNLSFVEDPTRVFRAIRFEQRFGFSIGKLTSGLIENAVKMDFFKRLSGRRVFAEFRQILEEENPIPAIIRLNEYNLLSVLHLSITLDNDLIYLFNSVKKVLSWHDLLFLEESYMKWAVYFLALIRSDDKKITNEICVHFELAPRYRRIFCVERFEADRCLFWLERNLPVKNSVLYSKLSVFKTELLLYMMAATRKEIVKRSISNYFTRLRYVHPVISGKDLKKMEIAPGPVFREILQAVLEAKLNGTLKTKSDELAFVHRYIGKK
- a CDS encoding type II secretion system F family protein, producing the protein MPVFLWSGKNKKGDMQKGEMEASTEEAVLANLKRMKIEPTKVKKKPKDLFENVAFLQPKVKDKDIILFARQFSTMIDAGLPIIQCLDILYSQQENATFKKMLRSIKDDVESGATLAEALKKFPNEFDDLFINMIAAGEAGGILDTILRRLSTYMEKAARLKSKVKGAMTYPIVTLVIAGAVLAVILIFVIPVFEDMFEDMGGQLPAFTQMVVEASNFTKKNVIYIVVGLILFIFAFKKFHSTEKGRALIDKNILRLPIFGDLIRKVAVSKFTRTMGTMLSSGVAILEALEIVAKTAGNKTIEKAVYSVRSDIAEGRTMADPLIESGVFPSMVCQMIAVGESTGALDAMLEKIAIFYDEEVDQAVENLTSLIEPFMLVFLGITIGGLVIAMYLPVFQMASSL
- a CDS encoding ATP-binding protein, with protein sequence MASETDLLYKLKWLMFARVLFTTLLLSSTIILQLNQKIPPLAKSLLVLYGIIIGIFLLSVQYTLIFKRVKQVVKFTYVQICIDTFIVTLIIFVTGSFSSIFSFLYLVVIIYTSMLLFRKGSMIMAALCCLQYGIMIDLEYYGVLKPFMVQGSMISTGYAWSHVIYKIMITMVACFAVAFLSSLLAEQARKTKKELLALEQHVKRVEKMAAIGEMGAGLAHEIKNPLASLAGSIQLLKNDINRNPDQDKLMQIILREADRLSTLVSNFLLFAKPPASRIESIEIDRVLIDTIELFEKDNTCIGRISINKQIKSGIRIEMDPVHLRQVLWNLLINAAEAIEGTGLIDIKLYDEKNKYACIEISDNGSGMSDKIMKSIFDPFFTTKKRGTGLGLSIVHSILESYDSRLDVESRENSGTTFTLKLKHINIPT
- the lysS gene encoding lysine--tRNA ligase produces the protein MEKQGNIILNRRKKLEDLKEKKINLFPNEFKVIHTIRDIQNAIKDSPKNSITENEPIFVVAGRMMAINKFGKTAFIRFKDRTGQLQAYVRKDQIGDMTYDIFKQLDIGDFIGLSGAMFKTKTGEWTLLVKQLKLIGKATRPLPEKFHGLKDPEKRYRQRYLDLLVNPDVREIFIKRSKIIHKIRTFFLKRDFLEVETPMMQPIPGGAEAAPFKTYHNALGMDLFLRIAPELYLKRLVVGGFERVFEINRNFRNEGVSTQHNPEFTMIEFYQAYATYEDLMDLTQKMFSFVAREVIGSDLIEYQGNSIDLGGKWERFNLLDSLEMVGKIDPNLLNDREGLLKFAASNGIKIKKTGRLGKIITKLFDVLVEPNLIQPTFITGYPVEVSPLSRRNDKDPEITDRFELFIAGHEIANGFSELNDPADQKKRFLQQVQSLNDGNEEAHRMDDDYIEALEYGMPPTAGEGIGIDRLVMLLTDAASIREVILFPHMKPREGK
- a CDS encoding lipoprotein-releasing ABC transporter permease subunit; translation: MSFEYFIGRRYLRAKRKQAFISLITILSTAGIAVGVMALIVVIAVMAGFESDLKSHILGGQAHIVLMRHGGPFTEYREILKQVEKIDGVQSATPVIYTQVMLRASSKVSGAVLRGIDPESAGRVIKTLEKVSLNHAKIGMGKSGNSNVPGIVLGKVLANNLGVSQGDTIYLISPRGMISPIGHLPAMKRFKLTGFFESGMYDYDGSFAYINIDQAQKILRMGNSVSGIEIRVDNIYQAREIAQKIVSNLGFPFWARDWMQMNQNLFTALKLEKTVMFIILTLIVLVAAFNIASTLIMMVMEKARDIAILKAMGATDKSIKKIFVFKGMVIGAIGTTLGVIFGFVLCTILKHYKIAELTGDIYYFTTKLPVRLEIFDIFIIVAAALVICFFATLYPARQASRLDPVEAIRYG
- a CDS encoding ABC transporter ATP-binding protein — its product is MDNLVSIRGLCKSFNSSKARLDILKGVDFDLNAGETLSVVGPSGIGKSTFLHILGTLERPDKGKILYRGNDVLLFSTEKLAKFRNEFIGFVFQFHHLLPEFSALENTMMPALINGKSKTTAREAAKEILVRVGLKDRLSHRVGKLSGGEQQRVALARALVLKPVILLADEPTGNLDKKNSQQVHDLILELNKELQMTLVVVTHNLELASYMSRCVTVVDGLLVETSSCL